Proteins encoded by one window of Actinocorallia herbida:
- a CDS encoding ATP-binding protein: MTGIMETVTATVGLKKPLTALINMGCMPVGGIFRLDYDSAIVLTDDFKKHQAGGVPRGGFLLAVAGENSGSGFILEDQEVILLRVRGTAPLPNESELIQTRLAVVRDAGASGVGFDDVADVLTRNELQQSAFDCEVLGTFYTETDARDARIEYGADIDNVVVSARYQVFLPSTQVLSWLASYPQPADERDALAIGKVRFAATRRKALIAGTDQAEVRIDVADFVGRKTAVFGMTRTGKSNTIKTLITAVHRYGSEHGRTIGQLIFDPQGEYANVNKQDGTGLRLLGDDDATVRIYKVEPDPSDPREKPLRINFYDRQVLEAAWSLVSEATAPVNTNYGKTFRAAALAEPDPNDRSAYCRWSWAMVAYYGLLSKCGFYASRLPQDLVIQAKVDAMKGFNSAGVAPGSRAGYYNVSTPAGALALAEWVGERPSDFDKWHDEQRCEFKAIWGVYKFTGITAAIRTIRAFHGEQSAGDVGEHLWEDMCAGRLAIVDLSSGNDLVAKTMSERIVTHLLNRAGERFRSDEDPTEMQIIVEEAHNLFERGGREVSDNPWVRLSKEAAKYKMGLIYATQEVTSVDKRILSNTSNWLIAHLNSDHETKELAHYYDFKVWTPSIVRAEDVGFVRMKTYSGKYIVPVQIARFDHAMVNAARQAAGLGLVVVPRPAEGE, from the coding sequence ATGACGGGCATCATGGAGACGGTCACGGCGACGGTGGGGCTCAAGAAGCCGCTGACAGCCCTGATCAATATGGGATGCATGCCAGTGGGGGGCATCTTTCGCCTTGATTATGACTCGGCAATCGTGCTGACCGATGACTTCAAGAAGCACCAGGCTGGAGGGGTTCCCCGCGGAGGGTTCCTCCTCGCGGTCGCGGGAGAGAATTCAGGGTCCGGGTTCATTCTCGAGGACCAGGAAGTCATCCTGCTGCGTGTGCGCGGAACCGCTCCGCTCCCTAACGAGTCGGAGCTGATTCAGACCCGGCTGGCGGTCGTGCGTGATGCGGGTGCGTCTGGAGTGGGATTCGATGATGTCGCTGACGTCCTCACTCGTAACGAGTTGCAGCAGTCGGCGTTTGACTGCGAGGTGCTCGGGACCTTCTACACCGAGACCGACGCTCGCGACGCACGCATCGAATATGGTGCGGACATCGACAACGTGGTCGTGTCCGCCCGCTACCAGGTCTTCCTCCCGTCCACCCAGGTCTTGTCGTGGCTAGCCTCTTACCCCCAGCCCGCTGACGAGAGGGATGCCCTCGCCATTGGCAAGGTGAGGTTCGCCGCGACCCGGCGCAAGGCGTTGATCGCCGGAACTGACCAGGCGGAGGTGCGCATTGACGTCGCCGACTTCGTCGGTCGTAAGACTGCTGTCTTCGGCATGACCCGGACGGGAAAGTCCAACACGATCAAGACATTGATCACCGCGGTTCACCGCTACGGCTCTGAGCACGGCCGCACCATCGGCCAGTTGATCTTCGACCCGCAAGGTGAGTACGCGAACGTCAACAAGCAGGATGGGACGGGCCTGCGTCTGCTGGGCGATGACGACGCGACGGTGCGGATCTACAAGGTGGAGCCCGACCCCAGCGACCCGCGCGAGAAGCCTCTGCGTATCAACTTCTATGACAGGCAGGTTCTCGAGGCCGCATGGAGTCTGGTCAGTGAAGCGACAGCACCTGTCAACACCAACTATGGAAAGACGTTCCGGGCGGCTGCGCTCGCGGAGCCGGACCCGAACGACCGCAGCGCTTACTGCCGGTGGTCGTGGGCGATGGTCGCCTACTACGGACTCTTGTCCAAGTGCGGCTTCTACGCCAGCCGCCTGCCCCAGGATCTCGTGATCCAGGCGAAGGTAGACGCGATGAAGGGCTTCAATTCGGCCGGCGTCGCCCCGGGCAGCCGCGCCGGATACTACAACGTCAGCACCCCTGCAGGCGCCCTTGCGCTCGCCGAATGGGTCGGCGAGCGCCCAAGCGATTTCGACAAGTGGCACGACGAGCAGCGTTGCGAGTTCAAGGCCATCTGGGGTGTCTACAAGTTCACCGGCATCACCGCCGCAATCCGTACGATTCGCGCTTTCCATGGCGAGCAGTCCGCTGGCGATGTAGGCGAACACCTGTGGGAGGACATGTGCGCTGGCCGCCTGGCCATCGTCGACCTCTCCAGCGGTAACGACCTGGTGGCCAAAACCATGTCCGAGCGAATCGTCACCCATCTCCTCAACCGTGCAGGCGAGCGCTTCCGCTCTGATGAGGACCCCACTGAGATGCAGATCATCGTCGAGGAGGCGCACAACCTCTTCGAGCGCGGTGGACGCGAGGTCTCCGACAACCCCTGGGTCCGGCTTTCGAAGGAGGCCGCCAAGTACAAGATGGGGCTGATCTACGCAACCCAGGAGGTCACCTCGGTCGACAAACGCATCCTGTCCAATACTTCCAACTGGCTGATCGCCCATCTCAACTCCGACCATGAGACCAAGGAACTCGCGCACTACTACGACTTCAAGGTTTGGACCCCCAGCATCGTCCGCGCCGAGGACGTAGGCTTTGTTCGGATGAAGACCTATTCAGGCAAGTACATCGTCCCGGTCCAGATCGCCAGGTTCGACCACGCCATGGTTAACGCCGCCCGGCAGGCTGCTGGCCTCGGGCTCGTCGTGGTCCCTCGCCCTGCAGAAGGTGAGTGA
- a CDS encoding DNA adenine methylase, which produces MPELETVSHTLAHGRFQSPLRYPGAKSSLAPVIARIITSAKQSEEVPEVNLLVEPFAGGASASLRMIGEGVVDRILLADADPLVTAMWQVAASDTEQLIDRMHDEWNRYVCHGGQTAVDRWDYWRAWTPKPGTTASTRRLEYATKCLFLNRTTFSGILHGKAGPIGGRTQASAYPISCRWNPVSITERLRYVGHLYQVGRLVDVWCKDWRRTLDDVPEYYPQLLPSRVVAYLDPPYVEKSSVLYRTSFDPRGGYRGDAVDDSLPSADALHLKLAEYLRTKAQFRWLLSYDHQPLLTESQWLYARNQMTPTKADRELLNVRSWRISKRLVTTRYTAAGRTGKRSAEELLITTLPPSTVPIDDQLRLIH; this is translated from the coding sequence GTGCCCGAGCTTGAGACAGTTTCCCACACCCTGGCACACGGTCGTTTTCAGTCACCGCTGCGATACCCCGGGGCTAAGTCTTCACTCGCGCCCGTAATCGCGAGGATCATCACGTCAGCAAAGCAGTCGGAGGAAGTCCCCGAAGTCAACCTTCTGGTTGAGCCCTTTGCCGGCGGGGCATCCGCCTCACTACGCATGATCGGTGAGGGTGTCGTCGACCGAATCCTCCTCGCAGATGCGGATCCCCTCGTAACTGCTATGTGGCAAGTGGCAGCTTCCGATACCGAGCAGCTCATTGACCGCATGCACGACGAGTGGAACCGTTACGTCTGCCACGGGGGACAAACGGCCGTGGACCGATGGGACTACTGGCGAGCTTGGACCCCTAAGCCAGGTACGACAGCGAGTACCCGACGCCTGGAATACGCTACAAAATGCCTTTTCCTTAACCGGACCACCTTCTCGGGGATCTTGCACGGAAAGGCCGGTCCCATCGGAGGCCGTACCCAGGCCAGCGCCTACCCAATCAGCTGCCGCTGGAACCCCGTATCAATCACCGAACGCCTTCGGTACGTCGGCCATCTCTACCAGGTTGGACGGCTCGTCGACGTCTGGTGCAAGGATTGGCGCAGGACCCTCGATGACGTACCGGAGTACTACCCCCAGCTCTTGCCATCGCGCGTCGTCGCATACCTCGACCCGCCATACGTGGAGAAGTCCTCTGTTCTATATCGGACCTCCTTCGATCCCCGAGGCGGCTACCGCGGTGACGCAGTCGACGATTCGCTGCCCAGCGCCGACGCTCTCCATCTCAAGCTCGCCGAATACCTCAGGACCAAGGCACAGTTCAGATGGCTCCTCAGCTATGACCACCAGCCCTTGCTAACTGAAAGCCAATGGCTCTACGCACGTAACCAGATGACCCCCACGAAAGCCGACCGAGAGCTTCTCAACGTCCGGAGTTGGCGAATCAGCAAACGCCTCGTCACAACCCGGTACACCGCGGCCGGCCGCACGGGAAAGCGATCCGCGGAGGAACTCCTGATAACGACCCTTCCCCCGTCTACGGTCCCGATCGACGATCAGCTGAGACTTATCCATTGA